One Corvus moneduloides isolate bCorMon1 chromosome Z, bCorMon1.pri, whole genome shotgun sequence genomic window carries:
- the LOC116438293 gene encoding endochitinase A-like, producing MGLKSSKESTVLSARKSVLTITGANISEDALCELLHWAVEHEFSADPDTAFSLQAWQQLGDKLIHEVVYGDKNVVGLVPSWGSLFDIPQRWTVGGERKELPGSEGSEGEGSEGDNELSEGGQTQESTGRASPASSPAPLEPERVAETAQRSYPSPRNYVPPICPSPREFHCRTRHSYSPSITTSRHSSRDSTTGSCAASFTTAGSDGEHHCSVGLATTRPSTTGPGSAAQNARAASTTAAFNSRHNGAATCPHSVQVFFHKCAHSAWLSCARACIRVSSCAGADSPATNGGPLGAASYSSAGGVAAAGSTAGGVAAGDCCQTRARATQTSAAAATAEAAAAPEAVAEGPAAVPARTVALPQVDTSLPSTQVSTASAAMPSSGRAPVPCQPSSSALKPSEIPLPDDASSDTEETPAPRQKTEVAARRRQPVRRLFQSRPWTLPEFNNAKPVKRYQWKVLPQGVKNSPTVCQCLQARSTCPERKSGYGIYSQVGRPM from the exons ATGGGACTCAAATCCAGCAAAGAAAGCACGGTACTTTCTGCCCGGAAATCTGTGTTAACGATCACAGGAGCTAATATATCCGAGGACGCTCTGTGTGAACTGTTACACTGGGCAGTAGAGCATGAGTTCTCGGCAGATCCGGACACTGCATTTAGCCTACAAGCTTGGCAACAATTAGGGGATAAGTTAATTCATGAGGTCGTGTACGGAGACAAGAACGTAGTTGGTTTGGTCCCTAGCTGGGGTTCCCTATTTGATATACCACAACGTTGGACagtgggaggagaaagaaaagaattaccCGGCTCTGAGGGCTCTGAGGGAGAAGGTTCTGAAGGGGACAATGAGCTATCAGAGGGTGGACAGACTCAGGAGAGCACGGGCAGAGCATCTCCAGCATCATCTCCGGCACCGCTGGAGCCTGAGAGAGTCGCGGAGACTGCTCAAAGATCCTATCCCTCACCACGTAACTATGTGCCCCCTATCTGTCCCTCTCCACGTGAGTTC CACTGCAGGACCCGTCATTCCTACAGCCCCTCCATTACCACAAGCAGGCACAGTAGCCGAGATTCTACCACAGGGAGCTGCGCCGCTTCTTTCACCACAGCTGGGAGCGACGGGGAGCATCATTGCAGCGTCGGTCTCGCCACCACTCGCCCCTCCACAACCGGCCCTGGCAGCGCTGCTCAAAACGCCCGCGCCGCTTCCACCACAGCCGCGTTCAACAGCCGGCATAATGGCGCGGCCACTTGCCCACACAGTGTACAGGTTTTCTTCCACAAATGCGCCCACAGCGCCTGGCTCTCCTGTGCACGTGCTTGCATCCGCGTATCTTCCTGCGCAGGTGCAGACAGCCCAGCCACCAATGGTGGACCTCTTGGCGCAGCATCTTATAGTTCTGCGGGAGGTGTCGCAGCAGCTGGCAGTACTGCCGGAGGTGTTGCTGCAGGTGACTGCTGCCAGACCCGTGCCAGGGCGACCCAGACcagcgcggcggcggcgacCGCGGAGGCGGCAGCAGCCCCGGAGGCGGTGGCAGAGGGCCCGGCAGCAGTGCCTGCACGGACAGTAGCACTGCCGCAAGTAGATACATCACTGCCCTCCACGCAAGTGTCTACAGCCTCTGCCGCTATGCCGTCCTCTGGCAGGGCGCCTGTACCCTGCCAGCCTTCTTCATCCGCATTGAAGCCATCGGAAATACCTTTGCCTGACGATGCAAGCAGTGATACAGAGGAAACACCTGCTCCACGGCAGAAAACTGAGGTGGCGGCCAGACGCCGGCAACCAGTAAGACGACTGTTCCAGAGCCgcccttggacacttccagagt TTAACAATGCCAAACCTGTGAAGAGGTATCAATGGAAGGTTCTTCCTCAGGGCGTGAAGAACAGCCCGACTGTCTGCCAATG tcttcaggcGAGAAGCACCTGCCCCGAGCGAAAGTCTGGGTACGGCATCTACTCACAAGTGGGAAGGCCCATGTAA